From the Melanotaenia boesemani isolate fMelBoe1 chromosome 9, fMelBoe1.pri, whole genome shotgun sequence genome, the window taagcaataaAACTTAAATGTCTTTGAAcacttatttaataaaaacaagaaaataaatattctcaAGATCTTCACTGACCAACTTCATTGTGTTTAGAAAAAGCAAATGTATATTCTAAAGGGGCAATACGCTTAAAGTTAGAGGAACgacaaagagataaaaaaaaaaaatagtttatattCTACACCAGTCTGTAATATTCTACAGTCAGCCCATTAATTGGCAGGTATGGCtgccaggattgggtataaatgGGACAGCAACCAAAACTTTAGGCTTTTTAAGCAAGAGAGTGTCATGAGTCAGATTTATTAGCAGATtacataaaatgtatatttctcATTATCACATATTAAAGAAGTTTAGTATTTCAACATCAACAGTTAATGATACTGTAAAAGATTAATAAAGAGCAGGGACTCTGCACTGGAAaccatcatcagcatagctatACTGTTTCTGGAGTCccatgaaaaccacatataaaaacacagttaaaaaaacacaaacacacacagcagagtaATCTGGATACAAGCTTAACTCAGACTGACAGAAGAACAATGAACATGTGctctgtggtcagatgagtcCACAATTTAGCTGCtttggtaaaaacaaaacaaaaaaaacaactgatgtCTAGTTTTGCAtggcagaaataaaaaagccatCCACTCTGTTATAAACAAAAGGATTAAAAGCCTAAATCTGTGATGGTAGGGGGGGGCCTTGCAGGTGAAGGTATCACTCATGCAGAGGTGAACATTTGAATTGGATGGAGAGGTGTATGTGACCATCAACACAATGTATTTTTCCAGAAAATGGCTGTTTCAGCGGGATAATGTCAGACCTGATTCTGTAATTCGCCCAAAGAAAAGCCAGATCTGTGTCCTATTTAACAAACATGGTGCAATATGAAAAGGAGTCAGACAACAGTCACAGACTGCTGGTGGCTAAAATCTTTACTTAGCAAGAATTAACACAGATTTCTTTGCAAACTCGAAACAAACTAATGTTCTTCATTCCTAAACTATTGAAAACTGTAATTAAAAGAAAGGGGTATGTAACACAATAGAGATCAAGTTCAACTTTTTTGAGTGATGTATGCTTTGAATATAAGTATTAGATATTGAATGTTCATATTTCAAAATGCAACGAAGTTGGTGAGTGAAGAGACTAAAATGATTTCTCTGAATTACTGTTTAACAGGCAAATTAAAGACATCTAGATgtttattgcaataaaaaaatgcttaatttgTTCTGGATATGTacatatacatgttatatttcacaaaaaaacctttaaagtcATTGGTGAAACTTAAGATGAGTAACTAATgcattgtattattattaaacgATACCCTATCTCCACAGATTCCTCTTACATATCTTTTCATTCCTCGAATGACCCTCCAACAGTGACTGAGCTTGGCCAGCCTGTGTATGTGGAGGtgtttgtaaaacatgaagACAACAACTTGATGTTGCTGCTGGAGGATTGCTGGGCTACACCAACTGGAGacccacatcatccacaaagatgGAATCTGCTCATCAAAGGGTGAAAACTTTTAAAGTCAACAAGAGGTTTATAAGGGTGTTTTAAAATACCTGAGATCAGAAgggaaaaatgaaataatctgTAATTAATCTTTGCATCCAATTAAAGGTGTCCTTTCACTGGTGATAGCCACACAACTGTTGTGCTGCCAGTTTCCAGTCGGATACCATATCCTACCCTTCGGAAATGGTTTGTTGTGAAGTTGTTCTCCTTTGTGAAGCCTCCAACATTTGAAAACTTGGTAATTGAGAAcaatataagtaaataaaaaggactGTTATTAgc encodes:
- the LOC121645568 gene encoding zona pellucida sperm-binding protein 4-like — protein: MTQVGIRVQQSKAEFLSTLKNKGSLRTEMRFAKDSSYISFHSSNDPPTVTELGQPVYVEVFVKHEDNNLMLLLEDCWATPTGDPHHPQRWNLLIKGCPFTGDSHTTVVLPVSSRIPYPTLRKWFVVKLFSFVKPPTFENLVYFHCNTEICKGTNCLQPCSNGKRKQRRILQWAGQRIFPSVVSGGPILYFL